From a single Gemmatimonadota bacterium genomic region:
- a CDS encoding type II secretion system protein, whose amino-acid sequence MRVREAGFTLVEALIAVVIAAILVAIAMLPAGGVRDSWAVVNARNGYIWLSARAKMVAVERGSTARLIIDPATDRAWVVHSTSDTITTLNFVDEFSADVTTATGDSIRVCYSSRGFALESCNTGGLPIVITFSRGTKQVQARVQPLGLVESL is encoded by the coding sequence ATGAGGGTGCGAGAGGCGGGGTTCACCCTGGTCGAGGCACTGATTGCGGTCGTCATCGCTGCGATCCTCGTAGCCATTGCCATGCTGCCCGCAGGCGGGGTCCGCGATTCCTGGGCGGTGGTCAACGCCCGCAACGGATACATCTGGCTTTCCGCGCGCGCCAAGATGGTGGCTGTCGAGCGCGGCTCGACAGCTCGCCTGATCATCGACCCCGCCACGGATCGCGCCTGGGTCGTACACAGCACGAGCGACACGATCACCACGCTGAACTTTGTGGATGAGTTTTCCGCGGACGTTACGACGGCCACCGGGGACAGCATACGGGTGTGCTATTCCTCTCGAGGCTTCGCCCTCGAATCCTGCAATACCGGCGGTTTGCCCATCGTGATTACCTTTAGCCGCGGCACCAAGCAGGTTCAGGCTCGCGTTCAGCCGCTGGGGCTGGTGG